The following coding sequences are from one Leptolyngbya sp. NIES-3755 window:
- a CDS encoding tetratricopeptide TPR_1 repeat-containing protein (similar to AA sequence:cyanobase_aa:LBDG_23970), whose product MIKRCHWSAIVLAGFCSFSLSVHAAEPTPSQPPDRFSNPLELKTPDPLLPGGLNRPLSEAEKQTLRTALDQLDKEATAKLQSGDTIGAFNLWNRELRLRRALGLLEEVQALGRVGNIAWVQNQPIQVRFITNRLSAIQTQVQQPLNNNQVTLPERSQILPALGIAFQQVRSPGLALNVYQQMLAEARSRKDAVAEVNLLNTIGQLHLSWFDYPNAIATYTELLNLAKSRNDAANVELNLIQLAYVHEQAKQPAQAVPYQQQLIELYQRNPQQARSIAPLKIRQADNLAAANQLETAEKAYQEAFQLAQPLGQLAYASDALRKLGALYRSNNRLDAALQVYEYLANVQQQAYDSFGVMDAFDQIGQIQLQRKAFPEAANAFRQGLEVAKQVNHRVDYFTEQIQKIQASR is encoded by the coding sequence ATGATCAAACGATGCCACTGGAGCGCGATCGTACTTGCCGGATTTTGCTCATTTTCTCTTTCTGTTCACGCGGCTGAACCGACTCCATCTCAACCCCCCGATCGCTTTTCAAATCCTCTTGAACTCAAAACCCCCGATCCGCTACTTCCCGGTGGCTTGAATCGCCCTTTATCCGAAGCGGAAAAGCAAACGCTTCGGACGGCGCTTGATCAATTAGACAAAGAGGCAACTGCGAAATTGCAATCAGGCGACACGATCGGCGCATTCAATCTTTGGAATCGTGAACTCCGCCTCAGACGTGCACTCGGATTGCTCGAAGAAGTCCAAGCTTTGGGACGAGTTGGAAATATCGCCTGGGTACAAAATCAGCCCATTCAAGTTCGATTTATTACTAATCGGCTGTCCGCAATTCAGACTCAAGTGCAGCAGCCATTAAACAACAATCAGGTCACATTGCCAGAACGATCGCAGATTCTCCCGGCGTTGGGGATCGCGTTTCAGCAAGTTCGATCGCCGGGTCTGGCTCTGAATGTGTATCAGCAAATGTTAGCGGAAGCTCGATCGCGCAAAGATGCCGTTGCAGAAGTGAACTTGCTCAATACGATCGGGCAATTGCATCTCAGTTGGTTTGACTATCCGAATGCGATCGCGACTTACACGGAGCTTCTGAATCTAGCAAAGTCCCGCAACGATGCTGCAAATGTCGAATTGAACTTAATCCAGCTTGCTTATGTTCACGAACAAGCGAAACAACCCGCGCAAGCTGTTCCTTACCAACAACAACTCATCGAACTCTATCAACGCAATCCGCAGCAAGCTCGATCGATTGCCCCCTTAAAGATTCGACAAGCGGACAATCTCGCCGCCGCCAATCAGTTAGAAACTGCCGAGAAAGCCTATCAAGAAGCGTTCCAACTTGCTCAGCCGTTAGGTCAACTTGCGTATGCGAGTGATGCCTTACGGAAATTGGGAGCGTTATATCGATCGAATAATCGACTCGATGCTGCTTTGCAGGTTTACGAATACCTAGCAAATGTTCAACAGCAAGCGTATGACTCGTTTGGCGTAATGGATGCGTTTGACCAGATTGGACAAATTCAACTTCAGCGTAAAGCGTTTCCAGAAGCGGCAAATGCGTTTCGTCAAGGATTAGAAGTCGCGAAGCAAGTTAATCATCGGGTGGATTACTTTACTGAACAGATTCAGAAAATTCAGGCATCTCGATAG
- a CDS encoding hypothetical protein (hypothetical protein FJSC11DRAFT_1726;~similar to AA sequence:cyanobase_aa:LBDG_51970), with protein MNKPLDAEQSIDVATRIKSKAKSSFDNAAKAVSTVDGAVYVQGFIVFVGSPYKPVEHGWLELDDRILDPTLPHLNRKPEQLHYYPAQRLTAKQLKKAIDEAKEDYPEDDPLPIYGSTPYEYYGDVMLGGKEYLAAYEEANAKCVELNPPKQRNQQN; from the coding sequence ATGAATAAACCGCTCGATGCTGAACAATCGATCGATGTCGCCACACGCATCAAAAGTAAAGCAAAATCAAGTTTCGATAATGCTGCAAAAGCGGTCTCCACCGTGGACGGAGCGGTTTATGTTCAGGGCTTTATCGTCTTCGTGGGTTCACCCTACAAACCCGTAGAACACGGTTGGCTAGAGTTAGACGATCGTATTCTCGATCCTACGCTGCCTCACTTAAATCGCAAGCCAGAACAATTGCATTACTATCCCGCGCAAAGATTAACCGCAAAGCAATTGAAAAAAGCGATCGACGAAGCCAAAGAAGACTATCCCGAAGATGATCCGTTACCCATCTACGGTTCCACGCCCTATGAATACTATGGCGATGTGATGTTAGGCGGTAAAGAATATCTCGCAGCTTACGAAGAGGCGAACGCGAAATGTGTAGAATTGAATCCGCCAAAACAACGTAATCAACAAAACTAA
- a CDS encoding CrcB protein (similar to AA sequence:cyanobase_aa:LBDG_51960), protein MNLFATLNPELRGAIAISLGAIPGALSRYYLTLLFARWFGVQFPYGTCFINITGAMIMGFFVTYFLSRGIGAPELRLFFAVGFLGSYTTFSTYALETSVLLKSGNQSLALLYWLGSAAIGYLGLELGSFLARKLI, encoded by the coding sequence GTGAATTTATTCGCAACGTTAAATCCCGAACTGCGAGGCGCGATCGCAATCAGTCTGGGCGCAATTCCGGGTGCATTGAGCCGCTACTATCTCACCCTGTTATTTGCTCGATGGTTCGGGGTTCAGTTTCCCTATGGGACATGCTTCATCAATATTACCGGGGCGATGATCATGGGATTCTTCGTCACCTATTTTTTGTCGCGTGGCATTGGTGCGCCCGAACTACGATTGTTCTTCGCTGTCGGATTCTTAGGTTCCTACACGACATTTTCGACCTATGCACTCGAAACTTCAGTGCTGCTGAAATCTGGAAATCAGAGTTTGGCGTTGCTTTATTGGTTAGGAAGTGCCGCGATCGGGTATTTGGGATTAGAACTCGGCAGCTTCCTGGCTCGCAAACTAATTTAA
- a CDS encoding ferritin-like domain subfamily protein (similar to AA sequence:cyanobase_aa:LBDG_51950): protein MRELNLEKTTYLLNTIMEAELAGVVRYTHYSLMVTGPNRIPIVQFLKAQASESLLHAQQVGEILTGLEGHPSLRIAPIEETDKHSIYDILLESLNHETAALNLYKQLLEVVEDASIYLEEFTRGMIGQEELHGMELKKMLRDFHPGLN, encoded by the coding sequence ATGCGAGAACTCAATCTAGAAAAGACAACTTATCTGCTGAACACGATTATGGAGGCAGAGTTGGCGGGTGTGGTGCGATATACGCATTATTCCTTAATGGTGACGGGACCCAACCGAATTCCGATCGTACAGTTCCTGAAAGCTCAAGCGAGTGAATCTCTGCTCCATGCTCAACAAGTCGGGGAAATTCTCACGGGACTCGAAGGACATCCGAGCTTGAGAATTGCCCCGATCGAAGAAACCGATAAACATTCGATCTACGACATTCTGCTAGAGAGTTTGAACCACGAAACCGCAGCGTTGAATTTGTACAAACAATTGTTAGAAGTCGTCGAAGATGCCAGCATTTATCTAGAGGAATTTACACGCGGCATGATTGGACAGGAAGAACTGCACGGCATGGAACTAAAGAAAATGCTGCGAGATTTTCATCCCGGCTTAAATTAG
- a CDS encoding hypothetical protein (hypothetical protein N9414_03081;~similar to AA sequence:cyanobase_aa:LBDG_26320), protein MLLSQQLANQYYIYVDSNKPPEPWDIYNPRPQNRGFVTYFGRVLQAVEENLGKQGLIFYVTLSDMQKLPSYGDNVVVLIIGDEHYRIPRYIHQVGAIFKSYGTSQEMRWKALMTKPNYRTFITLVQYFSNLSLRLPLIVHYELQKLRAALSKKVRIAPIYDIPGGYHNSEDLPIKPIDDRAYDVFFDGSVQNNLYSKWSPKNFLKTPKIVARSLMLHHLDRFKQKYSEFHIQLAIRPAFGMVSEDDAGSYSKHLMNTKVCLVPRGTTLESFRICEALRYGCIVIVEELPDRDFYRNAPVIRINDWSHLEPVLAALLRDQERMREIHQQTLEWWDVKLAEPVVGKQIAEKLNQLPHVHA, encoded by the coding sequence ATGCTTCTTAGTCAGCAGCTTGCCAATCAGTACTACATCTACGTGGATTCAAATAAGCCCCCAGAGCCTTGGGACATCTATAATCCCAGACCTCAGAATCGGGGTTTCGTGACTTATTTTGGACGAGTATTGCAAGCTGTAGAGGAAAATCTTGGCAAGCAAGGACTGATCTTCTATGTCACACTGAGCGACATGCAGAAGCTACCGTCTTATGGTGACAATGTGGTTGTATTAATCATCGGTGATGAACACTATCGAATTCCCCGATACATTCATCAAGTTGGAGCCATCTTTAAGTCGTATGGCACGTCTCAGGAAATGCGGTGGAAAGCATTAATGACGAAACCCAACTACCGCACCTTCATTACATTAGTGCAGTATTTCAGCAACTTATCGCTGCGGCTCCCCTTGATCGTTCATTATGAGTTGCAAAAGTTGAGAGCGGCGCTAAGCAAAAAAGTTAGAATTGCGCCAATCTACGACATTCCAGGCGGGTATCATAACTCTGAAGATCTGCCGATTAAACCGATCGACGATCGCGCTTATGATGTCTTCTTCGATGGCAGTGTTCAGAACAATCTGTATTCCAAATGGTCGCCTAAGAACTTTTTAAAGACTCCAAAAATCGTCGCTCGATCGCTGATGTTGCATCACCTCGATCGCTTCAAACAAAAATACTCTGAATTTCACATCCAGTTAGCGATTCGTCCTGCATTTGGAATGGTGAGTGAGGACGACGCAGGCAGCTATAGTAAGCACTTGATGAATACGAAAGTCTGTCTTGTGCCAAGAGGAACTACGCTTGAATCTTTCCGCATCTGTGAAGCTCTGCGCTACGGTTGTATTGTAATTGTTGAAGAATTACCCGATCGAGATTTTTACCGCAATGCTCCCGTCATCCGGATCAACGATTGGAGTCATCTGGAGCCTGTACTTGCCGCACTGCTACGAGATCAAGAGCGGATGCGTGAAATTCATCAGCAAACTCTGGAATGGTGGGATGTGAAGCTTGCAGAACCCGTCGTTGGCAAACAAATTGCTGAGAAGCTGAACCAATTGCCTCACGTTCACGCCTAG
- a CDS encoding hypothetical protein (conserved hypothetical protein;~similar to AA sequence:cyanobase_aa:LBDG_04360), whose product MTARQPRYLKEEFARRGDEIYETQVRSQVEEGNNGKIVAIDIETGAFEVADEILTATDRLFERIPDAQPWIVWIGYRAVHRFGARSLKKSV is encoded by the coding sequence ATGACGGCTCGACAACCCCGTTACCTCAAGGAAGAGTTTGCCCGACGCGGTGATGAAATTTATGAAACTCAGGTGCGCTCCCAAGTTGAAGAGGGCAACAACGGCAAAATTGTGGCGATCGACATCGAAACCGGAGCCTTTGAGGTAGCAGACGAAATCTTGACTGCAACTGATCGCTTATTTGAGCGCATTCCAGATGCCCAACCTTGGATCGTTTGGATTGGGTATCGCGCTGTTCATCGCTTTGGCGCACGGAGTTTGAAAAAGTCTGTATGA
- a CDS encoding hypothetical protein (similar to AA sequence:cyanobase_aa:MAE39510): MMHGVVSSSCEATISLVVSNTNRQTQLIDTVIDTGYTGFLSLPREIIVALNLPWTVSIVEHWVMVAKSLLKCMPQLSSGTGNIETSLSMKRRLIR, translated from the coding sequence ATGATGCACGGTGTTGTAAGTTCAAGCTGTGAGGCAACCATTTCGCTGGTCGTTAGCAACACAAATCGTCAAACCCAATTGATTGATACCGTTATTGATACAGGTTATACAGGGTTCCTAAGTCTACCGCGTGAAATTATTGTTGCTCTGAACTTGCCTTGGACGGTATCGATCGTGGAACATTGGGTGATGGTAGCGAAGTCACTTTTGAAGTGTATGCCGCAACTATCATCTGGGACGGGCAATATCGAAACATCCCTGTCAATGAAGCGGAGACTGATCCGCTAG
- a CDS encoding aldo/keto reductase (similar to AA sequence:cyanobase_aa:LBDG_10590): MQYNPLGESTLKVSEICLGTMTFGQQNTIEQAHQQLDYAIAQGINFIDAAEMYPVPPRAETYGVTETYIGEWLKHQQRDRIIVATKIIGAGRGFKWVRNGVNKVDRDNIKQAVDDSLKRLQTDYIDLYQIHWADRYVPTFGQTVFDPKQERETVSIAEQLEVFADVIKAGKIRYLGLSNETPWGVTTFSYLAKQLGLPKVVSIQNAYNLLNRVFDSALAEASYRENVGLLAYSPLAFGFLSGKYLTSDPGTTRITLFERFGQRYLKPRVNEAVAAYAEVARQHNLSPTALALAFVRSRWFVSSTIIGATKLEQLRENIDSVDIELTQEILKDIEEVYTQYPNPAP; encoded by the coding sequence ATGCAATACAACCCTCTCGGCGAAAGCACACTCAAAGTGTCTGAAATTTGTCTCGGTACAATGACCTTTGGACAGCAAAACACGATCGAACAAGCTCATCAACAACTCGATTACGCGATCGCTCAAGGGATAAATTTCATTGATGCCGCAGAAATGTACCCCGTCCCACCGCGTGCTGAAACTTATGGCGTGACTGAAACTTACATCGGGGAATGGCTCAAACATCAGCAGCGCGATCGGATCATTGTTGCGACTAAAATCATCGGAGCGGGACGGGGCTTTAAGTGGGTGCGGAATGGCGTGAATAAAGTCGATCGCGATAACATTAAACAAGCCGTCGATGATAGCCTCAAGCGCCTGCAAACTGATTATATTGATCTGTATCAGATTCATTGGGCAGATCGCTATGTCCCGACCTTTGGACAAACCGTATTTGATCCGAAACAAGAACGGGAAACAGTGTCGATCGCTGAACAACTCGAAGTGTTTGCTGATGTGATCAAAGCGGGAAAAATTCGCTACTTAGGACTGAGCAATGAAACGCCTTGGGGGGTAACGACCTTTAGCTATCTAGCGAAACAACTCGGATTACCAAAGGTCGTTTCGATTCAGAATGCTTACAATCTGCTCAATCGTGTGTTTGATTCTGCACTGGCAGAAGCTTCTTATCGTGAGAATGTTGGCTTATTAGCTTATAGTCCTCTAGCGTTTGGCTTTCTATCGGGGAAATACTTGACGAGTGATCCGGGTACTACTCGAATTACGTTGTTTGAGCGATTTGGTCAACGCTATCTTAAACCCAGAGTGAATGAAGCAGTAGCGGCTTATGCGGAAGTTGCCCGACAGCACAATCTCAGTCCAACCGCATTAGCATTGGCATTTGTGCGAAGCCGTTGGTTTGTTAGCAGCACGATCATTGGTGCAACCAAATTAGAGCAACTGCGGGAAAATATTGACAGCGTGGATATAGAACTAACTCAAGAGATTTTGAAAGACATCGAAGAAGTTTACACTCAGTATCCAAATCCTGCTCCTTGA
- a CDS encoding ABC transporter-like protein (similar to AA sequence:cyanobase_aa:LBDG_05750) translates to MTDSRHGIHLKLEGLRKSFHTQEVLRGIDLEVLPGQFVAIVGRSGCGKSTILRLVSALDSPTDGSILLDGQRSRKLNPDVRIMFQDSRLLPWQRVIDNVEVGLIALKDQASALHKQKAREGLASVGLADRVILIEDGQVGLDVPINLPHPRQRGNPTFAKTVEDLVQRLLGKTKQGYDREKELAAVASEDGLEETRTRLDDLLKQEQS, encoded by the coding sequence ATGACCGATTCACGACACGGAATTCATCTCAAACTGGAAGGATTAAGGAAATCTTTCCACACTCAGGAGGTGCTACGAGGAATTGACCTCGAAGTTTTGCCAGGGCAGTTTGTCGCGATCGTCGGTCGAAGCGGTTGTGGCAAAAGTACAATTCTTCGCTTGGTTTCCGCCCTCGATTCTCCGACGGATGGCAGTATTCTGCTCGATGGTCAACGATCGCGCAAGCTCAATCCTGATGTTCGCATTATGTTCCAGGATTCGCGTCTGCTCCCTTGGCAGCGAGTGATCGACAATGTAGAAGTTGGATTGATTGCTCTCAAAGATCAAGCATCCGCACTGCATAAACAAAAAGCAAGAGAAGGACTGGCATCGGTTGGACTTGCCGATCGAGTAATCTTGATCGAAGACGGTCAAGTTGGGTTAGATGTCCCGATCAATTTACCGCATCCTCGGCAACGGGGCAATCCAACGTTCGCCAAAACAGTAGAAGACTTAGTGCAGCGGCTGTTAGGTAAAACGAAGCAGGGATACGATCGAGAAAAAGAGTTGGCAGCAGTAGCTTCTGAAGATGGGCTAGAGGAAACTCGCACACGGCTCGATGATTTGCTGAAGCAGGAACAATCCTGA
- a CDS encoding aliphatic sulfonate ABC transporter periplasmic ligand-binding protein (similar to AA sequence:cyanobase_aa:Npun_R5871), with protein sequence MKGLIEKFAVWKRLRFTRRAALFLVGYFLILSTTLESCNSNPTTQQLAASPSAAVSTNTPGSAPSGDVKEVRVVRSKQLTSVAVLEKQGTLDKALEPLGFKVKWSEFTAGPQQLEALKVGALDIVSTAESPPIFAQASGTPLVYLATTPHNGKPVALLVPKDSPAQPIADLKGKKIAFQKASIGHYLLVKALEKAGLKLDDVESVFLPPPDANVAFTQGRVDGWFIWDPFITRTEKAGTGRVLLDGENLRDTTSFYSTNRDFYKAHPDVIKVFFEELQKAEIWTRDHRKEVSQLLAPVTQLSPDILETMHGKYEYGLRPITEQIITKQQEVADLWYNLKLVPKKVDVREGFLTAEEYAKITPKEVLTAKVS encoded by the coding sequence GTGAAAGGTTTAATAGAAAAATTTGCAGTATGGAAACGACTGCGATTCACACGTCGCGCAGCTTTGTTCCTCGTTGGTTACTTCCTGATTCTTTCAACCACCTTAGAAAGCTGCAATTCAAATCCAACGACTCAGCAACTTGCCGCTTCACCGAGTGCTGCCGTTAGCACGAACACCCCTGGAAGCGCTCCTAGTGGTGATGTGAAAGAAGTCCGCGTTGTTCGCTCTAAACAACTAACGTCGGTCGCAGTTCTGGAAAAGCAGGGCACATTAGATAAAGCATTAGAACCATTAGGATTCAAGGTCAAATGGTCTGAGTTTACTGCTGGACCTCAGCAACTTGAGGCACTTAAAGTTGGTGCATTAGATATCGTCTCTACCGCAGAATCTCCTCCAATTTTTGCTCAAGCTTCTGGAACGCCATTGGTTTATTTAGCAACCACACCGCACAATGGAAAGCCTGTTGCATTGTTAGTTCCGAAAGATTCACCTGCACAACCGATCGCTGATCTTAAAGGTAAGAAGATTGCGTTTCAAAAAGCTTCGATCGGTCACTATCTACTCGTAAAAGCTCTGGAGAAGGCAGGATTAAAGCTCGATGATGTCGAATCGGTATTCCTGCCGCCGCCCGATGCCAATGTTGCTTTTACTCAAGGCAGAGTCGATGGCTGGTTTATTTGGGACCCGTTCATCACTAGAACCGAGAAAGCGGGGACTGGACGAGTGTTGCTCGACGGTGAAAACCTGCGGGATACCACAAGCTTCTATTCGACCAATCGGGACTTCTACAAAGCCCATCCTGATGTGATTAAGGTATTCTTTGAAGAATTGCAAAAAGCAGAGATTTGGACACGAGATCATCGCAAAGAAGTTTCGCAATTGTTGGCTCCAGTGACTCAACTTTCCCCAGACATTCTGGAAACCATGCACGGAAAGTACGAGTATGGACTGCGCCCAATCACTGAGCAGATCATTACGAAACAGCAAGAGGTTGCAGACTTGTGGTACAACCTGAAGCTTGTGCCGAAAAAAGTAGATGTTCGCGAAGGATTCCTAACCGCTGAGGAGTATGCAAAGATTACTCCAAAAGAAGTTCTGACTGCCAAAGTATCCTAG
- a CDS encoding binding-protein-dependent transport systems inner membrane component (similar to AA sequence:cyanobase_aa:LBDG_05740) has translation MAQQSLRLDSFKPILNDSRVRALLPWAFPVLLIILWQILSATGVIPARVLPSPLSVLTISTRASKNRSIFPQNTQV, from the coding sequence ATGGCTCAACAATCATTAAGGCTAGACTCTTTCAAGCCGATACTCAACGATTCCCGCGTTCGTGCATTACTGCCGTGGGCGTTTCCAGTGTTGCTCATTATCCTTTGGCAAATCCTTTCAGCAACTGGAGTCATTCCAGCGAGAGTGTTGCCTTCACCGCTCAGCGTATTAACCATCTCAACCAGGGCATCTAAAAACCGTTCTATTTTCCCACAAAATACACAGGTCTAG
- a CDS encoding GAF domain protein (similar to AA sequence:cyanobase_aa:AM1_6282), with the protein MARSQQDYADLQAERDRIAATVRANEALKRSLNQLAGDRQLDALLGYVVREALQLLQGACAQVFLFDAVSNTMTSSIGVDREGNVLAAPGLTQGTPMEQPFPANITKAWERVINHRGSLYFDIEQENLAR; encoded by the coding sequence TTGGCACGATCGCAGCAAGACTATGCAGATCTGCAAGCAGAACGCGATCGCATTGCCGCAACCGTGAGGGCAAATGAAGCATTAAAACGTAGTCTGAATCAGCTTGCAGGAGATCGTCAACTCGATGCCTTGCTCGGTTACGTTGTTCGAGAAGCATTACAACTGCTACAGGGGGCTTGCGCTCAAGTGTTTTTGTTTGATGCAGTTTCTAATACGATGACTTCTTCGATTGGAGTCGATCGCGAAGGAAATGTCCTTGCCGCTCCAGGTTTAACTCAAGGAACACCGATGGAACAGCCCTTCCCAGCAAACATTACAAAGGCATGGGAGCGAGTGATAAACCATCGAGGATCACTCTATTTTGATATCGAACAGGAAAATTTGGCAAGGTAA
- a CDS encoding transcriptional regulator, AraC family (similar to AA sequence:cyanobase_aa:PCC7424_1148) encodes MNGTQNSLTSVIPSSKVTNSSPERASSIHSRKVQEWENILVEEIQAFPGQEEYESLTTHTVCVSLNSAPSHLLQVVGERQHHSPCTKGDICIVPAGHPFFWQWQRADHYVRIQINPDCFKELAQVETDLNVDRLELLPKFRVRHLQVEQISLMLLDELKNEGLAGQRYVDSLANALMIQLLRHFSATEPQTELCEGGLSDRQLLQIADYVNEHLAQEIKIFELAELTRMSHFHFSRLFKQAIGVSPHQYVIEQRVERAKHLLKRSQLPIMEIAMLCGFSSHSHLGKCFRQCTGLSPKAYRISQET; translated from the coding sequence ATGAATGGTACACAGAACTCGTTGACTTCGGTGATTCCATCCTCGAAAGTTACTAATTCTTCTCCAGAACGTGCTTCTAGCATTCACTCCAGAAAAGTTCAAGAGTGGGAAAACATCTTAGTTGAGGAAATTCAAGCCTTTCCGGGTCAAGAGGAATATGAAAGCTTAACAACCCATACCGTTTGTGTGTCGCTTAATTCTGCTCCTTCTCATCTTCTTCAGGTCGTAGGGGAACGTCAGCACCATAGTCCCTGTACTAAAGGTGATATTTGCATTGTTCCGGCGGGTCATCCTTTCTTCTGGCAGTGGCAGCGAGCAGATCATTATGTTCGGATTCAGATCAATCCTGATTGTTTTAAGGAACTCGCTCAAGTGGAAACGGATCTGAATGTCGATCGCCTTGAGTTACTGCCAAAGTTTCGAGTGCGTCACCTTCAAGTTGAGCAGATTAGCTTGATGCTACTTGATGAACTGAAAAACGAGGGTTTAGCAGGACAGCGATATGTCGATTCTCTTGCAAATGCGCTGATGATTCAGTTACTCAGACACTTCTCCGCCACAGAACCGCAAACTGAATTGTGTGAGGGAGGATTAAGCGATCGCCAACTCCTGCAAATTGCAGATTATGTGAATGAGCATTTAGCTCAAGAGATTAAGATTTTTGAGCTTGCTGAACTAACTCGGATGAGTCATTTTCACTTTAGCCGTCTGTTTAAGCAAGCGATCGGAGTTTCACCGCATCAGTACGTGATTGAGCAACGAGTTGAACGAGCGAAACATCTCCTTAAACGAAGCCAACTTCCGATTATGGAAATTGCAATGCTCTGTGGTTTTAGCAGCCATAGCCATCTTGGGAAATGTTTCCGTCAATGCACAGGATTATCACCTAAAGCTTATCGCATCAGTCAAGAAACTTAA